From a region of the Enterobacter cancerogenus genome:
- the flgK gene encoding flagellar hook-associated protein FlgK gives MSSLINSAMSGLSAAQAALNTVSNNISSYNVAGYTRQTTILGASNSTLTGGGWVGNGVYVSGVQREYDSFITNQLRAAQNQSSGLTTRYQQMSKIDDVLSDTTNSISTTLQDFFKSLQTLVSNAEDPAARQTVLGKADGLVNQFKVNDQYLRDQDSQVNTAISTSVDQINNYAKQIANLNDQISRLTGVGAGASPNNLLDQRDQLVSELNKIVGVEVSVQDGGTYNISFGNGYSLVQGSKTNQLAAVASSADPTRTTVAYVDDVAGNVEIPEKLLNTGSLGGLLTFRSEDLDNARNTLNQLALAFADAMNTQHEAGFDANGAAGGALFNMGSPAVVGNSHNSVPGATMTASVTDSSKVQATDYKFEFNGTDWTVTRLSDKTSFTATPDASGKMTFDGLTVNVSGTAATKDSFTVKPVVNTIVNMSLAISDESKLAMASVADGGESDNRNGKALVDLQNSKVVGGNKTFNDAYAALVSTVGSTTASLKTSSQTKANVATQLSNQQQSISGVNLDEEYGNLQRYQQYYLANAQVLQTANTLFDALINIR, from the coding sequence ATGTCCAGTTTGATTAACAGCGCCATGAGTGGCCTCAGTGCTGCACAGGCGGCACTTAATACCGTCAGTAACAATATTTCAAGCTACAACGTGGCAGGGTATACCCGCCAGACCACCATTCTGGGCGCCTCGAACAGCACCCTGACCGGCGGTGGCTGGGTGGGTAACGGGGTGTATGTCTCCGGCGTACAGCGTGAGTACGATTCGTTTATCACTAACCAGCTGCGTGCGGCGCAAAACCAGAGCAGCGGCCTGACGACGCGCTATCAGCAGATGTCGAAAATTGACGATGTGCTCTCGGATACCACCAACTCCATTTCCACCACGCTGCAGGATTTCTTTAAAAGCCTGCAGACGCTGGTCAGCAACGCGGAAGATCCGGCTGCTCGCCAGACGGTCCTCGGCAAGGCTGACGGGCTGGTAAACCAGTTCAAGGTTAACGATCAGTACCTGCGTGACCAGGATTCTCAGGTCAACACCGCGATTTCGACCAGCGTCGATCAGATCAATAACTACGCGAAGCAGATCGCGAACCTCAACGATCAGATTTCTCGTCTGACCGGCGTGGGCGCAGGGGCATCGCCAAACAATCTGCTCGATCAGCGTGACCAGCTGGTCAGCGAGCTGAACAAAATTGTTGGGGTGGAAGTCTCCGTTCAGGACGGCGGCACCTACAACATTTCGTTCGGCAATGGTTACAGCCTGGTTCAGGGCAGTAAAACGAACCAGCTGGCAGCAGTCGCATCCAGTGCTGATCCTACGCGTACCACGGTGGCATATGTCGATGACGTGGCGGGCAACGTTGAAATTCCTGAAAAATTGCTTAACACCGGTTCGCTGGGCGGGCTGTTAACGTTCCGTTCGGAAGACCTGGACAACGCGCGTAACACCCTCAACCAGCTGGCGCTGGCCTTTGCGGACGCGATGAACACCCAGCACGAAGCGGGTTTTGATGCTAACGGTGCTGCCGGCGGCGCGCTGTTCAACATGGGGTCTCCTGCGGTGGTTGGCAACAGCCATAATTCCGTACCAGGCGCAACGATGACCGCCAGCGTAACGGACAGTTCAAAGGTGCAGGCGACGGACTACAAGTTCGAATTCAACGGCACGGACTGGACGGTAACGCGGCTTTCTGACAAGACCTCTTTCACCGCGACACCGGATGCCAGCGGCAAGATGACCTTTGATGGCCTGACCGTGAACGTCAGCGGCACTGCTGCAACCAAAGACAGCTTTACCGTGAAGCCGGTCGTGAACACCATCGTCAACATGAGTCTGGCGATCAGCGATGAATCTAAGCTTGCCATGGCTTCTGTGGCCGACGGCGGCGAAAGCGATAACCGTAACGGTAAGGCGCTGGTTGACCTGCAAAACAGCAAAGTGGTGGGCGGCAATAAGACCTTCAACGATGCCTATGCGGCGCTGGTCAGTACCGTGGGCAGCACGACGGCCTCGCTGAAAACCAGCAGCCAGACCAAAGCCAATGTTGCAACACAGTTGAGCAACCAGCAGCAGTCTATCTCTGGCGTCAACCTTGACGAAGAGTACGGCAACCTGCAGCGCTACCAGCAGTACTACCTGGCAAATGCCCAGGTGCTGCAAACGGCCAATACGCTTTTTGATGCGTTAATCAATATTCGCTAA
- the flgH gene encoding flagellar basal body L-ring protein FlgH: MQKNAAFRYPILTVLAVTLSGCAWIPSKPLVQGATTAQPVPGPAPVVNGSIFQTAQPINYGYQPLFEDRRPRNIGDTLTIVLQENVSASKSSSANASRDGKTNFGFDTVPRYLQGLFGNARADVEASGGNTFNGKGGANASNTFSGTLTVTVDQVLVNGNLHVVGEKQIAINQGTEFIRFSGVVNPRTISGTNTVPSTQVADARIEYVGNGYINEAQNMGWLQRFFLNLSPM, from the coding sequence ATGCAAAAAAACGCGGCGTTTCGTTATCCAATACTGACCGTTCTGGCCGTCACCCTCAGCGGGTGTGCCTGGATCCCGTCTAAACCGTTGGTGCAGGGTGCGACTACCGCCCAACCCGTTCCTGGCCCCGCGCCCGTTGTGAACGGCTCCATTTTCCAGACCGCGCAGCCGATTAACTACGGTTATCAGCCGCTGTTTGAAGACCGTCGCCCGCGTAATATCGGCGATACCTTGACCATTGTGCTGCAGGAAAACGTCAGCGCGAGCAAAAGCTCGTCTGCCAATGCCAGCCGCGATGGCAAAACCAATTTTGGCTTCGATACCGTTCCTCGCTATCTGCAGGGCCTGTTTGGCAATGCGCGTGCCGATGTCGAGGCGTCTGGCGGCAATACCTTTAATGGTAAAGGTGGCGCGAACGCCAGCAATACCTTCAGCGGTACGCTGACGGTCACGGTTGACCAGGTTCTGGTTAACGGCAATTTACACGTAGTGGGTGAAAAGCAGATCGCGATCAATCAGGGCACTGAGTTCATCCGCTTCTCCGGTGTGGTTAACCCTCGCACCATCAGTGGCACCAATACCGTGCCGTCCACTCAGGTGGCGGATGCGCGCATTGAGTACGTCGGCAACGGCTACATCAACGAAGCGCAAAACATGGGCTGGCTGCAGCGCTTCTTCCTTAACTTATCGCCGATGTAA
- the flgE gene encoding flagellar hook protein FlgE yields MAFSQAVSGLNAAATNLDVIGNNIANSATYGFKSGSASFADMFAGSKVGLGVKVAGITQDFTDGTTTNTGRGLDVAISQNGFFRMVDANGSVFYSRNGQFKLDENRNLVNMQGLQLTGYPVAGTPPTVQTGANPQAISIPTTLMAAKSTTTASQQINLNSTDTAPTKAFDATNPDTYNKKGTVTVFDSQGNAHNMNLYYVKDATPANSWKVYAQDGSVAGSPVSLATTLTFNASGVLTGGDNVNITTATVPGATPATFAMSFANSMQQNTGANNIVATNQNGYKPGDLVSYQINDDGSVVGNYSNEQTQVLGQIVLANFANNEGLKSEGDNVWSATQSSGVALLGTAGSGNFGTLTNGALEASNVDLSKELVNMIVAQRNYQSNAQTIKTQDQILNTLVNLR; encoded by the coding sequence ATGGCCTTTTCTCAAGCGGTCAGCGGCCTGAATGCTGCGGCCACCAACCTGGACGTCATTGGCAACAACATCGCCAACTCCGCGACCTATGGTTTTAAATCCGGCTCCGCCTCATTCGCCGACATGTTTGCCGGTTCCAAAGTCGGCCTGGGTGTGAAAGTTGCTGGCATCACTCAGGACTTCACCGACGGCACCACCACCAATACCGGTCGCGGTCTGGACGTGGCGATCAGCCAGAACGGTTTCTTCCGCATGGTGGATGCAAACGGTTCTGTCTTCTATAGCCGTAACGGCCAGTTCAAACTGGATGAAAACCGTAATCTGGTGAACATGCAGGGCCTGCAGCTGACCGGCTACCCGGTGGCGGGTACACCACCAACCGTGCAGACCGGTGCGAACCCGCAGGCGATCAGCATTCCGACCACGCTGATGGCGGCGAAGTCCACCACCACGGCGTCCCAGCAGATCAACCTCAACTCCACCGATACGGCGCCAACCAAAGCCTTCGATGCGACTAACCCGGATACCTATAACAAAAAAGGGACCGTCACTGTTTTTGACAGCCAGGGTAATGCGCACAACATGAACCTGTATTACGTCAAAGACGCGACGCCGGCTAACTCCTGGAAAGTGTATGCCCAGGACGGAAGCGTGGCGGGTAGCCCGGTCTCTCTGGCGACCACGCTGACCTTTAACGCCAGCGGCGTACTGACCGGCGGCGACAACGTGAATATCACCACGGCGACAGTGCCCGGCGCAACCCCGGCCACGTTCGCGATGAGCTTCGCTAACTCCATGCAGCAAAACACCGGTGCAAACAACATCGTGGCGACCAACCAGAACGGCTATAAGCCGGGCGATCTGGTGAGCTACCAGATTAACGATGACGGCTCCGTGGTGGGTAACTACTCCAACGAACAGACTCAGGTTCTGGGTCAGATCGTGCTGGCAAACTTCGCCAACAACGAAGGGCTGAAGTCAGAAGGGGACAACGTCTGGTCTGCAACGCAGTCTTCCGGCGTGGCGCTGCTGGGTACGGCAGGTTCCGGTAACTTCGGTACGCTGACGAACGGCGCGCTGGAAGCCTCGAACGTGGATCTGAGTAAAGAGCTGGTGAACATGATCGTCGCGCAACGTAACTACCAGTCGAACGCGCAGACCATCAAAACCCAGGATCAGATCCTCAACACGCTGGTTAACCTGCGTTAA
- the flgG gene encoding flagellar basal-body rod protein FlgG, translating to MISSLWIAKTGLDAQQTNMDVIANNLANVSTNGFKRQRAVFEDLLYQTIRQPGAQSSEQTTLPSGLQIGTGVRPVATERLHSQGNLSQTNNSKDVAIKGQGFFQIQLPDGTSAYTRDGSFQVDQNGQLVTAGGFQVQPAITIPANALSITIGRDGVVSVTQQGQAAPVQVGQLNLTTFMNDTGLESIGENLYTETQSSGTPNESTPGLNGAGLLYQGYVETSNVNVAEELVNMIQVQRAYEINSKAVSTTDQMLQKLTQL from the coding sequence ATGATCAGTTCTTTATGGATCGCGAAAACCGGCCTCGACGCACAGCAAACCAATATGGACGTGATTGCCAACAACCTGGCAAACGTCAGCACCAATGGGTTTAAGCGTCAGCGCGCGGTATTCGAAGATTTGCTTTACCAAACCATTCGCCAGCCGGGTGCGCAGTCTTCTGAGCAAACGACGCTGCCGTCCGGTTTGCAGATTGGTACCGGCGTACGCCCGGTTGCCACCGAGCGTCTGCACAGCCAGGGCAACCTGTCCCAGACCAACAACAGCAAAGATGTGGCGATCAAAGGCCAGGGTTTCTTCCAGATCCAACTGCCTGACGGAACCTCAGCGTATACCCGCGACGGCTCCTTCCAGGTGGATCAGAACGGCCAGCTGGTCACGGCGGGCGGTTTCCAGGTGCAGCCTGCGATTACCATCCCGGCCAACGCCCTGAGCATCACCATTGGCCGTGACGGCGTGGTGAGCGTGACCCAGCAGGGCCAGGCGGCACCGGTTCAGGTTGGGCAGCTCAACCTGACCACCTTCATGAACGATACCGGTCTGGAAAGCATTGGTGAGAACCTCTACACCGAGACGCAATCCTCCGGTACGCCAAATGAAAGTACGCCAGGCCTCAACGGCGCGGGTCTGCTGTACCAGGGCTATGTCGAAACCTCTAACGTCAACGTTGCGGAAGAGCTGGTGAATATGATCCAGGTCCAGCGCGCGTATGAAATTAACAGTAAAGCAGTGTCGACAACCGACCAGATGCTGCAAAAACTGACGCAACTCTAA
- a CDS encoding LysR family transcriptional regulator codes for MADKNMKRVERIDRVELMRTFVRIVEAGSLSAAARQLSTTQATVSRRLQSLETLLGVRLLVRTTHTTRLTDDGERCYQHARRVIDSWLALEDEVGQNEDEPVGVLRVRAPHAFGQDQLLKPLTTFLQRYPQLSVEWLLNDKSVDFLGDNLDCAIRVGAEVDPATVSVLLAEVPRCVVAAPSLLAQFPPVSSPDDLQHLPWVAISTFYQRHVELYDGKSDRPVRIAITPRLSTDSLYVARNSALTGLGVAVVSSWTVQEDIREGRLVHLLPEWQPAALPVHLVYPWSRYYPARLRRFLEMIRQVMPDIAGMTKPAE; via the coding sequence ATGGCAGATAAAAATATGAAGCGGGTAGAACGTATAGACCGGGTTGAATTAATGCGCACCTTTGTGCGAATCGTCGAAGCGGGGTCTCTCTCGGCGGCCGCGCGCCAGCTCTCGACAACCCAGGCTACCGTCAGCCGACGGCTACAGTCTCTTGAGACGCTGCTGGGCGTGCGCCTGCTGGTGAGAACCACACATACGACCCGGCTCACCGACGACGGCGAACGCTGCTATCAGCATGCACGACGGGTGATTGATAGCTGGCTGGCGCTGGAGGATGAGGTCGGGCAAAACGAGGACGAACCGGTCGGGGTTTTGCGCGTGCGGGCCCCGCATGCCTTTGGTCAGGATCAGCTTCTGAAGCCCCTGACGACGTTTTTGCAGCGCTACCCGCAGCTCTCCGTCGAATGGTTGCTGAATGATAAATCGGTCGACTTTTTAGGGGACAACCTCGACTGTGCTATCCGTGTCGGGGCCGAGGTGGATCCTGCCACGGTCTCGGTTTTGCTGGCGGAAGTGCCGCGCTGCGTGGTGGCCGCGCCCTCGCTGCTGGCTCAGTTTCCGCCGGTCTCATCTCCGGACGACCTGCAGCATCTTCCGTGGGTGGCTATCAGTACCTTCTATCAGCGCCACGTAGAGCTGTATGACGGTAAATCCGATCGCCCGGTGCGCATTGCCATTACGCCGCGCCTGAGCACGGACAGCCTGTACGTGGCGCGTAATTCCGCATTAACAGGGCTGGGCGTTGCGGTTGTCTCAAGCTGGACGGTTCAGGAAGATATCAGGGAGGGGCGGTTGGTGCATCTGCTGCCGGAGTGGCAACCGGCGGCGCTGCCGGTTCATCTGGTTTACCCCTGGTCTCGTTATTACCCGGCGCGCTTGCGGCGTTTTCTGGAGATGATCCGACAGGTTATGCCAGACATTGCCGGCATGACAAAGCCTGCAGAATAG
- a CDS encoding MFS transporter produces the protein MNTTTAPHAVNRWVIFMLALGAGFSVAAIYYAQPLLPLIGADLHLSIEGMGLVPTLTQAGYALGILFLLPLGDRHDRRTLILIKSAALALFLLGCSLTGQLHSLLLASLLIGMAATMAQDIVPAAAILAPEGKQGKTVGTVMTGLLLGILLSRTVSGAVGEAFGWRVMYQLAAASIAFVGIMMWAVLPRFAVHSTLGYPALMRSMAHLWGRYPALRRAAMAQGFLSIAFSAFWSTLAVMLLERFHLGSAVAGGFGIAGAAGALAAPLAGGLADKLGAGKVTQLGAALVTVSFALMFLMPALGVYGQLILIAVSAIGFDLGLQSSLVAHQNLVYSLEPQARGRLNALLFTVIFIGMALGSALGSQVYTLAGWSGVVALATVSGAIALAIRLVESARTAASPAEAA, from the coding sequence ATGAACACAACGACTGCCCCCCATGCGGTGAATCGCTGGGTAATTTTCATGCTGGCTCTGGGCGCGGGCTTTAGTGTCGCCGCCATTTACTACGCACAACCCTTACTGCCGCTGATCGGCGCGGACCTTCATCTGAGCATTGAGGGAATGGGCCTGGTCCCCACCCTGACCCAGGCGGGCTATGCGCTGGGGATTTTATTCCTGTTGCCCCTGGGCGACCGTCACGATCGCCGGACGTTAATTTTAATCAAAAGCGCAGCCCTGGCCCTTTTCCTGCTGGGCTGTAGCCTGACCGGGCAACTGCATTCCCTGCTGCTCGCCAGCCTGCTGATTGGCATGGCCGCCACTATGGCACAGGATATTGTCCCTGCCGCGGCGATCCTCGCCCCGGAGGGGAAACAGGGTAAAACGGTCGGCACGGTGATGACCGGCCTGCTGCTGGGGATCCTACTCTCCCGGACAGTGAGCGGTGCCGTCGGTGAAGCCTTCGGCTGGCGGGTCATGTACCAGTTGGCTGCCGCAAGCATTGCCTTTGTAGGCATTATGATGTGGGCGGTACTGCCCCGCTTTGCGGTTCACTCCACGCTCGGCTACCCCGCACTGATGCGCTCGATGGCGCACCTGTGGGGCCGCTATCCGGCGCTGCGCCGGGCAGCGATGGCCCAGGGATTCCTGTCGATTGCCTTCAGCGCCTTCTGGTCAACGCTTGCGGTCATGCTGCTCGAACGCTTCCACCTTGGCAGCGCCGTCGCCGGAGGATTTGGGATTGCCGGTGCCGCAGGCGCATTAGCCGCACCGCTGGCAGGCGGACTGGCGGATAAACTCGGGGCCGGAAAAGTCACACAGCTGGGCGCTGCCCTGGTGACCGTGTCATTTGCGCTGATGTTTTTGATGCCTGCCCTTGGGGTTTACGGCCAGCTCATCCTGATTGCCGTTTCTGCCATCGGCTTCGACCTGGGCTTGCAGTCGAGCCTGGTAGCCCATCAGAACCTGGTTTACAGCCTTGAACCGCAGGCGCGCGGACGTCTTAACGCCCTGCTGTTTACGGTGATCTTCATCGGCATGGCGCTTGGCTCAGCGCTGGGGAGTCAGGTCTATACTCTGGCGGGCTGGTCTGGCGTGGTCGCCCTGGCAACGGTGAGCGGAGCCATTGCGCTGGCTATCCGTCTGGTTGAAAGCGCGCGTACAGCCGCTTCGCCGGCGGAAGCGGCATAA
- the flgJ gene encoding flagellar assembly peptidoglycan hydrolase FlgJ, which translates to MLTDSKLLSSAAWDAQSLNELKTSAGKDPAGNIRPVARQVEGMFVQMMLKSMRETLPKDGLFSSDSTRLYTSMYDQQIAQQMTAGKGLGLADMIVKQTEAAQGIQPENPPQVPMKFDLETVTSYQNQAMTQMVRKAIPKPTPTSDEPLTGDSKDFLAQLSLPARLASQQSGVPHHLILAQAALESGWGQRQIRKENGEPSFNIFGVKATSSWKGPTTEITTTEYENGAAVKVKAKFRVYSSYLEALSDYVGLLSRNPRYTAVTQAATPEQGAQALQNAGYATDPNYARKLTSMIQQLKSMGEKVSKAYSTDIENLF; encoded by the coding sequence ATGCTGACCGATAGCAAACTGCTGAGCAGTGCCGCCTGGGATGCCCAGTCGCTTAACGAGCTGAAAACCAGCGCCGGGAAAGATCCGGCGGGCAATATCCGTCCGGTGGCTCGCCAGGTCGAAGGGATGTTTGTGCAGATGATGTTGAAAAGCATGCGTGAGACCCTGCCGAAAGACGGGCTTTTCAGCAGCGATTCAACGCGACTGTACACCAGCATGTATGACCAGCAGATTGCACAGCAGATGACGGCCGGAAAAGGACTCGGTCTGGCCGACATGATTGTCAAACAGACCGAAGCCGCGCAGGGCATTCAGCCGGAGAACCCGCCGCAGGTGCCGATGAAGTTCGACCTGGAAACGGTGACCAGTTATCAGAATCAGGCCATGACGCAGATGGTGCGCAAGGCAATTCCGAAGCCAACGCCGACCAGCGATGAGCCGCTCACCGGCGACAGCAAAGACTTCCTGGCGCAGCTTTCACTGCCCGCACGCCTTGCAAGCCAGCAGAGCGGCGTGCCTCATCACCTGATTCTGGCGCAGGCCGCGCTGGAGTCCGGCTGGGGGCAGCGGCAGATCCGTAAGGAAAATGGCGAGCCGAGCTTTAACATCTTTGGCGTGAAGGCAACCTCCAGCTGGAAGGGGCCAACAACTGAGATCACCACCACCGAGTACGAGAACGGTGCGGCGGTGAAGGTGAAAGCCAAATTCCGCGTCTACAGCTCCTACCTTGAAGCCCTGTCGGACTATGTGGGCCTGCTGAGCCGAAATCCGCGCTATACCGCCGTGACTCAGGCCGCCACGCCAGAGCAGGGGGCACAGGCGTTGCAGAATGCCGGCTACGCGACCGATCCGAACTACGCGCGCAAGCTCACCAGCATGATCCAGCAGCTGAAATCGATGGGTGAGAAGGTCAGCAAGGCCTATAGCACAGATATCGAAAATCTGTTCTGA
- a CDS encoding flagellar basal body P-ring protein FlgI: protein MYKFLFAMVLALGATCAHADRIRDLTSVQGVRENSLIGYGLVVGLDGTGDQTTQTPFTTQSLNNMLSQLGITVPTGTNMQLKNVAAVMVTASFPAFARQGQTIDVVVSSMGNAKSLRGGTLLMTPLKGVDSQVYALAQGNILVGGAGASAGGSSVQVNQLNGGRITNGAIIERELPTQFGSGNTINLQLNNEDFTMAQQIADTINRSRGYGSATALDARTVQIRTSTGNSNQVRMLADIQNMEVNVPVQDAKVIINSRTGSVVMNREVSLDSCAVAQGNLSVTVNRSANVSQPDTPFGGGQTVVTPQTQIDLRQSGGSLQSVRSSANLNSVVRALNALGATPMDLMSILQSMQSAGCLRAKLEII, encoded by the coding sequence ATGTATAAATTCCTCTTCGCCATGGTGTTGGCTCTGGGCGCGACCTGCGCCCACGCCGACCGCATTCGCGATCTCACAAGCGTACAGGGCGTGCGAGAAAACTCACTGATCGGCTATGGCCTGGTCGTGGGGCTGGACGGGACGGGCGACCAGACCACCCAGACGCCTTTTACCACCCAGAGCCTGAACAACATGCTCTCCCAGCTCGGTATTACCGTGCCGACTGGCACCAACATGCAGCTGAAAAACGTGGCGGCGGTAATGGTGACCGCCTCCTTCCCGGCGTTTGCGCGCCAGGGGCAGACCATCGATGTCGTGGTTTCGTCGATGGGTAACGCCAAAAGCCTGCGCGGCGGTACGCTGCTGATGACCCCGCTTAAAGGTGTCGACAGCCAGGTGTATGCGCTGGCACAGGGGAACATCCTGGTCGGCGGGGCGGGTGCATCGGCGGGGGGCAGCAGCGTGCAGGTTAACCAGCTTAACGGCGGGCGTATCACCAACGGGGCAATCATCGAACGTGAACTGCCGACCCAGTTTGGCTCCGGCAACACCATTAACCTGCAGCTGAACAACGAAGATTTCACGATGGCGCAGCAGATTGCGGACACCATCAACCGCAGCCGCGGCTACGGCAGCGCCACCGCGCTGGATGCCCGTACCGTGCAGATCCGCACCTCGACGGGCAACAGCAACCAGGTACGCATGCTGGCAGACATCCAGAATATGGAAGTCAACGTGCCGGTGCAAGATGCAAAAGTGATTATCAACTCGCGCACCGGGTCGGTGGTCATGAACCGCGAAGTGTCACTGGACAGCTGTGCCGTGGCGCAGGGCAACCTTTCGGTCACGGTTAACCGCAGCGCCAACGTCAGCCAGCCGGACACACCGTTTGGCGGTGGTCAGACGGTGGTGACGCCGCAAACGCAGATCGATCTCCGCCAGAGCGGCGGTTCGCTGCAAAGCGTGCGCTCCAGTGCCAACCTCAACAGCGTGGTACGCGCCCTCAATGCGCTCGGCGCGACGCCGATGGATCTGATGTCCATTCTGCAATCGATGCAAAGTGCAGGCTGTCTGCGTGCCAAACTGGAAATCATCTGA
- a CDS encoding flagellar basal body rod protein FlgF: MDHAIYTAMGAASQTLNQQAVTASNLANASTPGFRAQLNALRAVPVEGLSLPTRTLVTASTPGADMTPGQMDYTSRPLDVALQQDGWLAVQTADGSEGYTRNGNIQVSATGQLTIQGHPVMGEAGPLTVPEGSELTIAADGTVSALNPGDPANTVAPVGRLKLVKADAREVQRGDDGMFRLTQATQATRGATLQADPSIRVMSGVLEGSNVKPVEAMTDMIASARRFEMQMKIISSVDENANKANQLLAMS, encoded by the coding sequence ATGGATCACGCAATATATACGGCGATGGGCGCGGCAAGCCAGACGCTCAATCAGCAGGCCGTTACCGCCAGCAACCTGGCCAACGCCTCCACGCCCGGCTTTCGTGCGCAGCTGAATGCGCTGCGCGCGGTGCCGGTAGAAGGGCTTTCTCTGCCGACGCGTACGCTGGTTACAGCCTCCACGCCCGGTGCGGATATGACGCCAGGCCAGATGGACTACACCTCGCGTCCGCTCGACGTGGCGCTGCAGCAGGATGGCTGGCTGGCCGTGCAGACGGCAGACGGCAGCGAAGGGTATACCCGCAACGGTAATATCCAGGTGAGCGCGACCGGGCAGTTGACCATTCAGGGGCATCCGGTCATGGGCGAAGCCGGTCCGCTGACCGTGCCTGAAGGCTCAGAGCTGACCATCGCGGCAGACGGGACGGTCTCGGCGTTAAACCCGGGCGACCCGGCGAACACCGTTGCGCCCGTCGGACGTCTGAAGCTGGTTAAAGCCGACGCACGGGAAGTACAGCGTGGCGATGACGGGATGTTCCGTCTGACCCAGGCGACCCAGGCGACGCGCGGTGCGACGCTACAGGCCGACCCGAGCATCCGCGTCATGTCGGGCGTGCTGGAAGGCAGTAACGTCAAGCCGGTCGAAGCCATGACCGATATGATCGCCAGCGCGCGTCGCTTTGAAATGCAGATGAAGATCATCAGCAGCGTCGATGAAAACGCGAACAAAGCTAACCAACTTCTGGCAATGAGTTAA
- the flgL gene encoding flagellar hook-associated protein FlgL — MRISTQMMYEQNMRGITDSQSRWLGYGEQMSSGKRVNRPSDDPIAASQAVVLSQAQSQNSQFALARTFATQKVSLEENVLGQVTTAIQSAQEKIVYAGNGSLSDNDRASLATDLKGIRDQLMNLANSTDGNGRYIFAGYKTDNVPFDQTNGDYSGGSEAISQQVDSARNMQISHTGSEVFDKFTSNAKPEPDGSTPETNLFKILDKAIDALNTPTESDQTKMDALTDSINQANRGLSNALDNVLTVRADLGTKLTELDKLDALGDDRALGQTQQMSDLVDVDWNAAISSYTMQQAALQASYKAFSDMQGMSLFQLNR; from the coding sequence ATGCGTATTAGCACCCAGATGATGTACGAGCAGAACATGCGCGGCATCACCGATTCTCAAAGCCGCTGGCTGGGCTATGGCGAACAGATGTCTTCGGGCAAGCGCGTGAACCGCCCGTCCGACGATCCGATCGCGGCCTCTCAGGCGGTTGTGCTGTCTCAGGCACAGTCACAGAACAGCCAGTTCGCGCTGGCACGTACGTTTGCCACGCAAAAAGTCTCTCTGGAAGAGAACGTGCTGGGCCAGGTCACCACGGCGATCCAGTCCGCGCAGGAGAAAATTGTCTATGCGGGCAACGGTTCGTTGAGTGACAATGACCGGGCGTCGCTGGCAACCGATTTAAAAGGTATTCGCGATCAGCTGATGAACCTGGCGAACAGCACCGACGGTAACGGGCGGTATATTTTTGCCGGTTATAAGACCGACAACGTGCCGTTTGATCAGACCAATGGCGACTATAGCGGCGGATCTGAGGCCATCTCTCAGCAGGTCGACTCTGCGCGCAATATGCAGATCAGCCATACCGGTTCCGAGGTCTTTGACAAATTTACCAGTAATGCGAAACCGGAGCCTGATGGCAGTACGCCTGAAACGAACCTGTTTAAGATTCTGGATAAGGCTATCGACGCGCTGAACACCCCGACCGAAAGCGACCAGACCAAAATGGATGCGCTCACGGACAGCATTAACCAGGCGAACCGTGGTCTGAGCAACGCGCTGGATAACGTGCTGACCGTGCGTGCCGATCTGGGGACCAAGCTGACGGAACTGGATAAACTGGATGCGCTTGGCGATGACCGCGCGCTGGGGCAAACGCAGCAGATGAGCGACCTGGTGGATGTGGACTGGAATGCCGCGATCTCCTCGTACACCATGCAGCAGGCGGCCCTGCAGGCCTCTTATAAAGCGTTCAGCGATATGCAGGGCATGTCCCTGTTCCAGCTGAACAGATAA